In Larimichthys crocea isolate SSNF chromosome VI, L_crocea_2.0, whole genome shotgun sequence, one genomic interval encodes:
- the LOC104928538 gene encoding sorting nexin-14 isoform X1 gives MAGVLRCVRRALRLDALREAGRQYPLFCCVLLSMLSMTVLLNRYIHILMVFWSFLAGVITFYCSIGPDTLLPNIFFSVKPRNKRQEQELFPLGHSCAVCGKVKCKRHRPTLLLENYQPWLDLKVHSNVDASIAEVFELVLENFVYPWYRDITDDEACVDELRMTFRFFASVLVRRAQKIDVPALFAGKVMKAAMKHIEVIAKARDKVKNSEALQQAALDEYGADLHIALRSRKDELLYLRKLTEMLFPYVMPPKATDCRSLALLLREVMAGSVMLPTMDFVADPDTVNLMVLIYVDDTPPEPAVDPPSVLVPFLQKYADVSNKKPSVLKLELKEIREQQDLLFRFMNFLKQEGAVHVLQFCLTVEEFNDKILSPDLSDAELQRLHGEVLHIYETYCLDESIDKISFDKFIVEEIRNIATGPYGGVVKLQTMHCLFEAYEHVLSLLERVFTPMFCHSDEYFRHLLRGAESPARNNKINRNSFSLEDNRIMSKRGESFGISRIGSKIKGVFKSTTMEGAMLPPSAMGDFDDDLVEEATVVMEDDSPAEPASTPGTLRNLSAWSITIPYIDSYDDEVKREKIPVFCIDVERNDRKEVGHEPERWSIYRRYLEFYVLESKLTEFHGTFADAQLPSKRIIGPKNYEFLASKREEFEEYLQRLLQHPELSNSQLLADFLSPYSMESQFLDRMLPDVNLGKIFKSVPGKLIKEKGQNLEPFIQSFFNSCEAPKPKPSRPELTILSPSAENNKKLFSDLFKNNANLSESLERKHNHNYFMEKISVDGMYDCMMFVGRTVFRISDWLHHVLAAGRIVLKSSFEAYMDQYMQLKLEQILQEHHMVSLITQLRDAVFCESCEERTVEDKQSRAKQTFEEMMKYLPDFVGKCIGEEAKYEGIRFLFDGLQQPLLNKQMTYVLLDVAVQELFPELTKGVKDAIIT, from the exons ATGGCGGGGGTGCTCCGGTGTGTGAGGCGGGCGCTGAGGCTCGACGCCCTGCGGGAAGCGGGCCGCCAGTACCCGCTGTTCTGCTGCGTGCTGCTCTCCATGCTCTCCATGACCGTGCTGCTCAACAG GTACATCCACATCCTGATGGTGTTCTGGTCCTTCCTGGCCGGTGTCATCACGTTCTACTGCTCCATCGGACCGGACACCCTCCTCCCGAACATCTTCTTCAGCGTGAAGCCGAGAAACAAA CGTCAGGAGCAGGAGCTGTTTCCTCTCGGGCACAGCTGTGCCGTCTGCGGGAAGGTGAAGTGCAAACGTCACCG gcCGACTCTGCTGCTGGAGAACTACCAGCCATGGCTGGACCTGAAGGTTCATTCAAACGTGGACGCTTCGATCGCCGAG GTGTTCGAGTTGGTTCTGGAGAACTTTGTGTACCCGTGGTACAG GGACATCACAGACGACGAGGCGTGCGTCGATGAGCTCAGGATGACCTTCAGGTTCTTCGCCTCGGTGCTCGTCCGCCGCGCTCAGAAG aTCGACGTTCCCGCCCTGTTTGCAGGCAAAGTGATGAAAGCTGCGATGAAGCACATCGAGGTCATCGCGAAGGCTCGAGACAAAG tgaagaACTCGGAGGCGTTGCAGCAGGCGGCTCTGGACGAGTACGGCGCCGACCTTCACATCGCTCTGCGCAGCCGCAAAGACGAGCTGCTCTACCTGAGGAAGCTGACGGAGATGCTGTTCCCCTACGTCATGCCGCCCAAAGCCACGGACTgcag gtctcTGGCTCTGCTGCTCAGGGAGGTGATGGCCGGATCCGTCATGTTACCGACGATGGACTTCGTGGCCGACCCC gataCTGTGAACCTCATGGTGCTCATATATGTTGACGACACTCCA cctgAGCCGGCCGTCGATCCTCCGTCTGTCCTGGTTCCATTTCTACAGAAATATGCCGACGTCAGCAACAAGAAGCCGTCT GTCTTGAAGTTGGAGCTGAAGGAGATCAGGGAGCAGCAGGACCTCCTGTTCCGCTTCATGAACTTCCTGAAGCAGGAGGGCGCCGTGCACGTGCTGCAGTTCTGCCTCACCGTGG AGGAGTTCAACGATAAGATCCTGAGCCCGGACCTGAGCGACGCCGAGCTGCAGCGTCTGCACGGCGAGGTGCTGCACATCTACGAGACGTACTGCCTGGACGAGAGCATCGACAAGATCAGCTTCGACAAGTTCATCGTGGAGGAGATCAGGAACA TCGCTACAGGTCCGTACGGCGGCGTGGTGAAGCTGCAGACGATGCATTGTCTGTTCGAGGCGTACGAACACGTCCTGTCTCTGCTGGAGAGAGTCTTCACCCCGATGTTCTGCCACAGCGACGAA tactTCAGACATCTGCTGAGAGGAGCCGAGTCTCCAGCCAGGAACAACAAGATCAACAG AAACAGCTTCAGTCTGGAGGACAACAG gatCATGTCGAAGCGAGGCGAGTCGTTCGGGATCAGCAGGATCGGCAGCAAAATCAAAGGCGTGTTCAAGAGCACGACGATGGAGGGCGCCATGCTGCCGCCGAGCGCCATGGGCGACTTCGACGACGACCTG GTGGAGGAGGCGACCGTCGTGATGGAGGACGACTCCCCCGCCGAGCCGGCCAGCACGCCGGGCACCCTGAGGAACCTGTCGGCGTGGAGCATCACCATCCCGTACATCGACAGCTACGACGACGAGGTCAAGAGAGAGAAGATCCCCGTGTTCTGCATCGACGTGGAGCGCAACGACAGGAAGGAAG tcGGTCATGAACCGGAGAGGTGGTCGATCTACAGACGATATCTGGAGTTTTACGTCCTCGAGTCCAAACTCACGGAGTTCCACG GCACGTTCGCCGACGCTCAGCTTCCCTCCAAGAGAATCATCGGACCAAAGAATTACGAGTTCCTGGCGTCTAAACGAGAAGAGTTCGAGGAATATTTACAG agactCCTGCAGCATCCAGAGCTCAGTAACAGTCAGCTGCTTGCTGACTTCCTGTCTCCGTACAGCATGGAGTCTCAGTTCCTGGACAGGATGCTGCCCGACGTCAACCTGG gaaaAATCTTCAAGTCGGTCCCGGGGAAGCTCATCAAAGAG AAAGGACAGAACCTGGAGCCGTTCATCCAGTCCTTCTTCAACTCCTGCGAGGCGCCCAAACCCAAACCGAGCCGACCCGAGCTGACCATCCTCAGCCCATCTGCAGAGAACAACAAGAAG ctcttcagcGACCTCTTCAAGAACAACGCCAACCTGAGCGAGAGtctggagaggaaacacaacCACAACTACTTCATGGAGAAGATCTCTGTGGACGGCATGTACGACTGCATGATGTTCGTCG GTCGGACGGTGTTCCGCATCTCGGACTGGCTCCACCACGTCCTGGCTGCGGGGAGGATCGTGCTGAAGAGCTCGTTCGAGGCCTACATGGATCAGTACATGCAGCTGAAGCTGGAGCAGATCCTCCAGGAGCACCACATGGTGTCGCTCATCACGCAGCTCCGAG ACGCCGTTTTCTGTGAGAGCTGTGAGGAGCGAACCGTCGAGGACAAACAGAGCCGAGCCAAGCAGACGTTCGAGGAGATGATGAAGTATCTACCAG acTTCGTGGGGAAATGTATCGGCGAGGAGGCGAAGTACGAAGGGATCCGCTTCCTGTTTGACGGACTCCAGCAGCCTCTGCTCAACAAGCAG ATGACGTACGTGTTGCTGGACGTCGCCGTGCAGGAACTGTTTCCTGAACTCACCAAG GGCGTGAAGGACGCGATCATCACATGA
- the LOC104928538 gene encoding sorting nexin-14 isoform X2 has product MAGVLRCVRRALRLDALREAGRQYPLFCCVLLSMLSMTVLLNRYIHILMVFWSFLAGVITFYCSIGPDTLLPNIFFSVKPRNKRQEQELFPLGHSCAVCGKVKCKRHRPTLLLENYQPWLDLKVHSNVDASIAEVFELVLENFVYPWYRDITDDEACVDELRMTFRFFASVLVRRAQKIDVPALFAGKVMKAAMKHIEVIAKARDKVKNSEALQQAALDEYGADLHIALRSRKDELLYLRKLTEMLFPYVMPPKATDCRSLALLLREVMAGSVMLPTMDFVADPDTVNLMVLIYVDDTPPEPAVDPPSVLVPFLQKYADVSNKKPSVLKLELKEIREQQDLLFRFMNFLKQEGAVHVLQFCLTVEEFNDKILSPDLSDAELQRLHGEVLHIYETYCLDESIDKISFDKFIVEEIRNIATGPYGGVVKLQTMHCLFEAYEHVLSLLERVFTPMFCHSDEYFRHLLRGAESPARNNKINRIMSKRGESFGISRIGSKIKGVFKSTTMEGAMLPPSAMGDFDDDLVEEATVVMEDDSPAEPASTPGTLRNLSAWSITIPYIDSYDDEVKREKIPVFCIDVERNDRKEVGHEPERWSIYRRYLEFYVLESKLTEFHGTFADAQLPSKRIIGPKNYEFLASKREEFEEYLQRLLQHPELSNSQLLADFLSPYSMESQFLDRMLPDVNLGKIFKSVPGKLIKEKGQNLEPFIQSFFNSCEAPKPKPSRPELTILSPSAENNKKLFSDLFKNNANLSESLERKHNHNYFMEKISVDGMYDCMMFVGRTVFRISDWLHHVLAAGRIVLKSSFEAYMDQYMQLKLEQILQEHHMVSLITQLRDAVFCESCEERTVEDKQSRAKQTFEEMMKYLPDFVGKCIGEEAKYEGIRFLFDGLQQPLLNKQMTYVLLDVAVQELFPELTKGVKDAIIT; this is encoded by the exons ATGGCGGGGGTGCTCCGGTGTGTGAGGCGGGCGCTGAGGCTCGACGCCCTGCGGGAAGCGGGCCGCCAGTACCCGCTGTTCTGCTGCGTGCTGCTCTCCATGCTCTCCATGACCGTGCTGCTCAACAG GTACATCCACATCCTGATGGTGTTCTGGTCCTTCCTGGCCGGTGTCATCACGTTCTACTGCTCCATCGGACCGGACACCCTCCTCCCGAACATCTTCTTCAGCGTGAAGCCGAGAAACAAA CGTCAGGAGCAGGAGCTGTTTCCTCTCGGGCACAGCTGTGCCGTCTGCGGGAAGGTGAAGTGCAAACGTCACCG gcCGACTCTGCTGCTGGAGAACTACCAGCCATGGCTGGACCTGAAGGTTCATTCAAACGTGGACGCTTCGATCGCCGAG GTGTTCGAGTTGGTTCTGGAGAACTTTGTGTACCCGTGGTACAG GGACATCACAGACGACGAGGCGTGCGTCGATGAGCTCAGGATGACCTTCAGGTTCTTCGCCTCGGTGCTCGTCCGCCGCGCTCAGAAG aTCGACGTTCCCGCCCTGTTTGCAGGCAAAGTGATGAAAGCTGCGATGAAGCACATCGAGGTCATCGCGAAGGCTCGAGACAAAG tgaagaACTCGGAGGCGTTGCAGCAGGCGGCTCTGGACGAGTACGGCGCCGACCTTCACATCGCTCTGCGCAGCCGCAAAGACGAGCTGCTCTACCTGAGGAAGCTGACGGAGATGCTGTTCCCCTACGTCATGCCGCCCAAAGCCACGGACTgcag gtctcTGGCTCTGCTGCTCAGGGAGGTGATGGCCGGATCCGTCATGTTACCGACGATGGACTTCGTGGCCGACCCC gataCTGTGAACCTCATGGTGCTCATATATGTTGACGACACTCCA cctgAGCCGGCCGTCGATCCTCCGTCTGTCCTGGTTCCATTTCTACAGAAATATGCCGACGTCAGCAACAAGAAGCCGTCT GTCTTGAAGTTGGAGCTGAAGGAGATCAGGGAGCAGCAGGACCTCCTGTTCCGCTTCATGAACTTCCTGAAGCAGGAGGGCGCCGTGCACGTGCTGCAGTTCTGCCTCACCGTGG AGGAGTTCAACGATAAGATCCTGAGCCCGGACCTGAGCGACGCCGAGCTGCAGCGTCTGCACGGCGAGGTGCTGCACATCTACGAGACGTACTGCCTGGACGAGAGCATCGACAAGATCAGCTTCGACAAGTTCATCGTGGAGGAGATCAGGAACA TCGCTACAGGTCCGTACGGCGGCGTGGTGAAGCTGCAGACGATGCATTGTCTGTTCGAGGCGTACGAACACGTCCTGTCTCTGCTGGAGAGAGTCTTCACCCCGATGTTCTGCCACAGCGACGAA tactTCAGACATCTGCTGAGAGGAGCCGAGTCTCCAGCCAGGAACAACAAGATCAACAG gatCATGTCGAAGCGAGGCGAGTCGTTCGGGATCAGCAGGATCGGCAGCAAAATCAAAGGCGTGTTCAAGAGCACGACGATGGAGGGCGCCATGCTGCCGCCGAGCGCCATGGGCGACTTCGACGACGACCTG GTGGAGGAGGCGACCGTCGTGATGGAGGACGACTCCCCCGCCGAGCCGGCCAGCACGCCGGGCACCCTGAGGAACCTGTCGGCGTGGAGCATCACCATCCCGTACATCGACAGCTACGACGACGAGGTCAAGAGAGAGAAGATCCCCGTGTTCTGCATCGACGTGGAGCGCAACGACAGGAAGGAAG tcGGTCATGAACCGGAGAGGTGGTCGATCTACAGACGATATCTGGAGTTTTACGTCCTCGAGTCCAAACTCACGGAGTTCCACG GCACGTTCGCCGACGCTCAGCTTCCCTCCAAGAGAATCATCGGACCAAAGAATTACGAGTTCCTGGCGTCTAAACGAGAAGAGTTCGAGGAATATTTACAG agactCCTGCAGCATCCAGAGCTCAGTAACAGTCAGCTGCTTGCTGACTTCCTGTCTCCGTACAGCATGGAGTCTCAGTTCCTGGACAGGATGCTGCCCGACGTCAACCTGG gaaaAATCTTCAAGTCGGTCCCGGGGAAGCTCATCAAAGAG AAAGGACAGAACCTGGAGCCGTTCATCCAGTCCTTCTTCAACTCCTGCGAGGCGCCCAAACCCAAACCGAGCCGACCCGAGCTGACCATCCTCAGCCCATCTGCAGAGAACAACAAGAAG ctcttcagcGACCTCTTCAAGAACAACGCCAACCTGAGCGAGAGtctggagaggaaacacaacCACAACTACTTCATGGAGAAGATCTCTGTGGACGGCATGTACGACTGCATGATGTTCGTCG GTCGGACGGTGTTCCGCATCTCGGACTGGCTCCACCACGTCCTGGCTGCGGGGAGGATCGTGCTGAAGAGCTCGTTCGAGGCCTACATGGATCAGTACATGCAGCTGAAGCTGGAGCAGATCCTCCAGGAGCACCACATGGTGTCGCTCATCACGCAGCTCCGAG ACGCCGTTTTCTGTGAGAGCTGTGAGGAGCGAACCGTCGAGGACAAACAGAGCCGAGCCAAGCAGACGTTCGAGGAGATGATGAAGTATCTACCAG acTTCGTGGGGAAATGTATCGGCGAGGAGGCGAAGTACGAAGGGATCCGCTTCCTGTTTGACGGACTCCAGCAGCCTCTGCTCAACAAGCAG ATGACGTACGTGTTGCTGGACGTCGCCGTGCAGGAACTGTTTCCTGAACTCACCAAG GGCGTGAAGGACGCGATCATCACATGA